The genomic DNA CCATGAGCATCATCTACCAATAAACGGAAGTTGTATTTTTCTTTTAAGGCTACAATTTCTTTTAAGCGACCTTGTTCTCCTCTCATTCCAAAAACACCTTCAGAAACCAATAAGATTCCTCCCCCTGTTTTTTCTGCCATTTTAGTTGCTCTCATCAAGTTTTTCTCACAACTTTCTATATCATTATGACGATATACAAATCGTTTTCCTTGATGTAAGCGAACTCCATCAATAATACAAGCATGTGTGTCCATGTCATATACTATGATATCTTCCTTATTTACTAAAGCATCAATTGCAGAAACCATTCCTTGGTATCCAAAATTTACCAAATAAGAAGCTTGTTTACCTACAAATTCAGCACATTCTCTTTCTAACTGCTCATGATATTTTGTATGCCCAGACATCATTCTGGCACCCATTGGATAAGCCATTCCATCAATTGCAGCAGATTCTCCATCTACCTTTAACACTTCTGGATGGTTTGCCAATCCTAAATAATCATTGATACTCCAAGTAACCACTTTCTTTCCATTAAAAGACATTCTATTAGATATAGGCCCTTCTAACTTAGGAAATACATAATATCCTTCTGCTTTATCTGCCCATTTACCTAACGGTCCTTTATCTCCTTTAATTCTTTCAAATAAATCTTTTACCATTGTTACTTTTATGATTTTTATAAAGTGCGAAAGTAGTACTTTTTTAACAGTTTATCAAATAGCTTTACTTCATAGTTAGCACTAAATCATTCGTATTTACTAATTTTCCTTTATCCAACTCTATCTTATCTATAATTCCGGATTTTACTGCTGTTACCGTTGTTTCCATTTTCATAGCTTCAATAATAAATAAAGGCTGGTTTTCTTTTACCTGGTCTCCTTTTTTGACTAATACATTAGAGAGTAATCCTTGTAACGGTGCTCCTATTTGATTTTTATCAGCGCTATCTACTTTTTTATTTTCCTTTTTATCAACCTTAATGGCAGTGTCTTTTATTAAAACATTTCGCATTTGACCGTTTATTTTAAAGAAAATACTTACGTTTCCATTTTCATCTGGAGCACTTTTTTGCATCAAAGAAATCAATACGCGCTTTCCTGGTTCTAAATCTACCAATATTTCTTCTCCTATTTCCATTCCAAAGAAGAAGTTTTTTGTTGGTACATTCATCACGTTGCCAAATTTCACATGGTTGTTATAAGCATCTACAAACACCTTCGGGTATAGCTTATACGATAAGAAATCTGTAATTTCTAGTGCTCTCCCCATTCCTTTTTTAAACATCTTTTTAAAATCGGCAAATTCTTTATCAAAATCAATTGGTTCTAAATGAGCGTTAGGTCTATCTGTGTAAGGTTTTTGGTCTTTTAATACAATTTTTTGTAATTTTTCAGGAAAACCTCCTACTGGCTGCCCTAAATCTCCTTTAAAGAAGCTGATTACTGATTGTGGAAACGAAATAGTATCTCCTCTTTCCATCACATCTTCTACTGTTAATTTATTACTAATCATGTATTGCGCCATATCGCCTACGACTTTAGAACTTGGAGTTACCTTAATAATATCTCCAAACATCTTATTTACTTTTCCATACATTTTAGTTACCTCCGGAAACTTATCTTCTAAGCCCAATGCTATTGCTTGGCCTTTTAAATTAGAATATTGCCCTCCTGGTATTTCATGATTGTAAACCTCTCCTGTTCCTGATTTCAAACCGCTTTCAAATGGGTAATAATAATTACGAACTGTTTCCCAATAATTAGAGTGCTCTGCTAAACTATCTGTATTTAATGGATTTTCACGTTTATCGAATTTCAACATTTCTACCAAAGAGTTAAAATTAGGTTGTGATGTTAATCCTGACAAACCTCCTAAAGCTACATCTACAACATCTACTCCTGCCTCAATTGCTTTTAAATACATGGCTGATTGTACAGATGATGTATCATGAGTATGTAAATGAATAGGAATATTAATTTCTGATTTTAATGCTGAAATTAACTCATAAGCAGCTTGTGGCTTTAGCAACCCGGCCATATCTTTTACTCCTAAAATATGTGCACCTGCATTTTCAATATCTTTAGCTAGTTGTAAATAATATTTTAAGGAATATTTTGTTTTTTCTGGATTTAAAATATCTCCCGTATAACATATTGAAGCTTCTGCCAATCCTTGTGTTTTATTACGAACATGCTCAATACAAGGTGCTATAGACTTCATCCAATTTAAAGAATCAAAAATTCTAAAAACGTCCACTCCAGTTTCCCAAGATTTTTCTACAAATTTTTCTAGCAAATTATCGGGGTAAGCTGTATATCCGACTCCGTTAGATCCTCTTATGAGCATTTGCAATAATACGTTAGGCATTGCTTTTCGTAATAATGCCAGTCGTTCCCATGGATTTTCTTGTAAAAATCGTAAGCATACATCAAAAGTAGCTCCTCCCCAAACTTCCATACTAAAAATCTCAGGATTACTTTTTACATAACCTTCTGCTACTTTTAACATATCCGTTGTTCGCATTCTAGTTGCTAATAAGCTTTGGTGTGCATCTCGCATTGTGGTATCTGTAAAATGAATCTTTTTTTCATTTTTTAGCCACATTGCAAATTTTTCTGGCCCTAGCTCTGTCAATAAATCTTTTGTTCCTTTTGGGTAGGCGTCCATTTTAGGACATTCAGGAACAATTGGTTTTATAAAAGTATGGTTTGCGTTTATTTTCTTTACATCTGGATTTCCGTTTACAATGGTTTCTCCTAAAAAGTTAAGTAATTTATTGGCTCTGTTTCTAGGTTCTTTAAATTCAAAGAGTTTTGGTTCGTTCTTAATAAAGTTAACGGTTACTTCTCCATCTTTAAAAGTTGGATGCCTTAATATATTTTGAAGAAATGCAATATTAGTACTTACTCCTCTTACTCTAAATTCTGCCAAAGCACGCAACATTTTTCTACATGCCCCGTCCAATGTTCTACTTCTTGCAGAAACCTTTACCAACATTGAATCAAAAAACGGTGATATTTTTACTCCTTGGTATATACTTCCTGCATCTAATCGTATTCCAAAACCAGAAGCACTACGATACGTAGTTACGGTTCCATAATCTGGTTTAAAATCATTTGCTGGATCTTCTGTAGTTACTCTACATTGTAAGGCATATCCTGAAATTTGAACGGTTTCTTGGCTTCCTATTTTTATTTGTTTATCTGATAACTTATATCCTCCAGCAATAAACAATTGGGTTTTTACCAAATCAATATTGGTAACCATTTCTGTAACAGTATGTTCTACTTGAATACGCGGATTCACTTCAATAAAATAAATACTGTCATCTTCATCTACTAAAAACTCAACAGTACCTATATTATTGTAATCCACCGCTTTACATATATCAACTGCATATTTATATAGGTTATTTTTGATTTCTTCTGATACTCCTAGTGATGGTGCAAATTCAATTACTTTTTGATAACGGCGTTGTACGGAACAATCTCTTTCATATAAGTGTACTATATTTCCATGCGTATCTGCTACAATTTGGATTTCTATATGTTTCGGGTTTTCTACAAATTTTTCTAGGAAAACGGTATCGTCTCCAAAAGCATTCAATGCTTCTCTTCTTGCTTCTGGAAATGATTTTTTTAGATCTTCTTCTGTTCTAATCACACGCATTCCTCTTCCTCCTCCTCCAGAAGCGGCTTTGAGCATTACAGGAAATCCGATTTTATGAGCTTCTTTAATAGCAATTTCTACTGTAGTGATATCAACACTACTACTTTGTATAATAGGTACTTGATTTGCTACGGCTACTTCTTTTGCCATTATTTTGTCTCCTAATGCTTTTAAAACGCTTACTTTAGGACCTACAAAGACAATTCCGTTATCTTCACATTTTTGAGCAAATTCTGCATTTTCAGATAAAAATCCATACCCTGGATGGATGGCATCTACTTTGTTTTCTTTTGCTACTTTTATGATTGCATCAATATCCAAATACGGTTTTAAAGGCTCATCATCATTTCCTATTTGATAACACTCATCTGCTTTATACCTGTGTAAGGAGTATCTATCTTCATAAGTATATATACCTACTGTTTTAATGCCTATTTCTACGCAAGCTCTAAATATACGTATTGCTATTTCACCCCGATTTGCAACCAGCACCTTTTGTATTTTCATTTAATTTGTTTTTAAATAGTTTTGTTTGTTAAATAATTGTGTTGAAAACGAAGCTAAATTAAATTTTAAATATTGATTTTCAAGTAAAAAAAACATTTTTTTATCCTCTTTAATTTTTTTATTTGCCCCTGTTGTTCTTGTCTTTTTATTTTGATGGTATAAGATATAAAAAACAGTAATTTTATACTCTTATTTTTTTTCTTTTTAAGAAAACTTTAAGCTAAATATCGGATTTTCTTGCTATTAAGGTTTTTATATTTTTATAGTTTTGTTTCTTCTTAAAATTTTATAGTATGAAACTAAAATCTATTGCATTATTAACTGCTATCTTTTTTATTTCTTGTGAAAAGAATGGCAAAAAGAAAAAAGAAACTTTTCCTATAAAAGAGCAACAAACTTGGCAATTAGCAGCCAAGGTTAAAGGTTTGTCTCAACCTGAAGGAATTACCTTTGACCCTGCTCGCAATGTATTATTTATTTCAAATCAAAATGATAAGGAAGCTGGCTTTATAAGTAAAATGAGTCCTGATGGTAAATTAATTGCTAAAGAGTGGGTAAACGGTTTAGCAAACCCTAAAGGAATTGAAATTGTAGGCAATAAACTTTATGTGAGCGATGATGGCGTTTTGATTGAAATAGCTATTGATGAAGCTAAAATCGTTAATCAATATAAAGCTAAAGATGCTAAATTATTAAATGACGTAACTTCTGATGTTAATGGTACTATTTATGTTTCTGATATGCTTGCTTCTGCTATTTATAAATTGGATACTCTTGGAAATTTTACCAAATGGTTAGAAGATCCTAAATTGGAGTTTCCTAATGGGTTACTTGTTAAAGATAAAGATTTATATGTTGCTGCTTGGGGTGAAATTCCTAATGAAAAACCTATGGAAGCGCAGCAAGGTAATGTGTTAAAAGTTTCTTTATCTGATAAAAGTATTACCAAAGTTAGTACTAAAAAAGTAGGCAATTTAGATGGCATACAATCTTATGAAAATGGTTTTTTACTGTCTGATTGGATGAATGGAGCTATTTATCATTTTACAAACCATACACCTCATTTATTATTTACCTCTTCAAAAGGAAGCGGTGATATTGCTTATGCTAACGAAAAAATATACATTCCAATGGCTTTAGAAGGAGAAGCTTTAATTTATCATAAAAAATAATGGTTTTTTAATGTACACAAGACGAAATTATACGGTAAAAAGTATGCTTCTTTGGACGCGAAGAAGCATTTATATTTTTATTATTCTATCTACTATTCCTGTTTTACTATATACGGTATTACGTTGGTACTGGTTACACTTGCCTTGGTTGCCTATTGGTTTAGTAGGTACTGCTGTAGCTTTTATTACAGGGTTTAAAAACAATACTTCTTATAGCCGCCTATGGGAGGCTCGTAAAATTTGGGGCGGTATTGTAAATACTTCTCGTTCTTTTACTATTATGGTCAATGATTTTATTGATGTAAAAGAAGGAAATGCTTCTATTACGAAAAAAGAGCTTGCTGACATAAAAAAAAGATTAATCATGAGGCATATTGGTTGGATGACTTCTTTACGTTATGCTTTACGCTCTCAAAAGCCGTGGGAGCTTAGTTATGTAAATAAGGCAGATAGAGAATATATTGACAGCAGAATTAAGGTTTCGGAGCATACTATTCCTTTAGAAGAGGCATTGGCTCCTTATCTTTCTGATGCAGAAAAAAAATACGTTTTAAATAAAAAAAATAGACAAACTGCTTGTATCAACCTACAATCAAAAGACTTAAAGACACTAAAAGACAATGGTTTTATCTGGAAATTTTCGTATTTAGAAATGGAAAGAACCTTAGTACAACTTTACGATTTACAGGGAAAGGCTGAACGAATTAAGAACTTTCCTTATCCGAGGCAGTTTGCTACTTTAAATAGGTTTTTTGTTTGGATTTTTATTTTCTTTTTACCTTATGGTATGATGTGTGAATTTGACAAAATTGGAAAAAATGTTGTTGCTTTTATGGAACAATTCAAGCCTTACCCTGATGTGGGCTACCATCATCTTATAGAGCTAATTGGCATTCATTTTGTTTGGTTTACAATTCCTTTTAGTGTAATTATTGCTTGGATTTTTCATACTATGGAACGTATTGGGGAAACTAGTGAAAATCCTTTTGAAGGAAATACTAATGATGTTCCTATTACGACAATGGCACGTGATATTGAAATTGATATTCGTCAAATGATTGGCGATGATGAAAACGAGATTCCTGCGCCAATTCCTGAACAGGATCATATACAAATGTAAATGGTAGTAGGTGATGTTATAAAGGGACTCTTACGATAGAATCCCTTTTTTTACTTCATCTACTTCTATTTGGTAATCATACTGTAAATCTTCATGCAATGTTTTTATTGATTTTTCTATCAACTTTATTTGTGTTATAAGTACTTTTTGCATTCTTGGACTTTTATGTATAGAGGGAGTAACTTTTTTTAATTTTGTGCAGAAATATAACAACAATACTACTTCTGTTTCTTTTTTCTTTGAATAACGGATATATTTCTTTGTATTCGTTAAAATTTTACGAATACTTTTTCGGATATAAAAATAGCTCTTTGTGTTAATTTCACTAAATAACACATCCAATTCTTCTTTAACTTCTAGGATATATGCTTCTTCTTGGTAAGATGCAAATAGCACATAAGTAAGTAGCTCTTTATTTTCTTTCTTAAATCGAGCCAGCTTCAAGCATACATCTATCAGTTCTTTCGTATTTTTATGCGCTAATTCTTCTTTTAAAACTTTTATTGAAACTGCTTTCATATTTCTTTTGAGGTGCATATCAATTACCCATTGAGTTTGTTGACATCATTTCAAACTACAATTGGTATAAAGCGGTAATATACCTAAAAAACCTCATAGGTTTATGTCCTATAAGGTTTTAATATACTCATTATATAGATACGCTAATTGTAACTTATTGAATACTCGGTACTGCTACCATTTCATTTACTTCAGCATTATAATCTACACCTGCTACTTCAAATCCGAATAAATTAAAGAAATCATCACTATACCCTTTTAAATCTGCTATTTCTGGCAAATTTTCAGTAGTTGCCTGTTTCCATAATTCTGCTATTTCTTGTTGAACGTCTTCACGCATTTCCCAATCGTCAATACGGATTCTTCCTTTGTCATCTAACGTAAGTGCTCCTCCATATAATCTTTCGCTATATAATCGTTGAATTTGTTCTATACATCCTTCATGAATTCCTTTTTCTTTCATTACCTTAAATAATAATGATATATATAATGGAATTACAGGTATTGCAGAACTTGCCTGTGTAACTAATGCTTTATTTACTGAAACATATGCCTTTCCTCCTATTTCTTTTAAAGTGTTTGTAATTGTAAATGCAGTAGCTTCTAAATCATCTTTTGCCGCTCCAATGGTTCCTTTTCTATATACTGCTTCTGTTAATGAAGGCCCTATATAAGAGTAAGCAACTGTAGTTACTCCTTCTGCCAATACATTTGCTGCCTTTAATGCATCCATCCACATTTTCCAATCTTCTCCTCCCATTACTGTTACTGTATTTTCTACATCTTCTCCTTCTGCAGGTTTTATGGTAACCTCTGCTACTTTTCCTGTATGAAAATCTACGGTTTTATTAGAAAATATTTCTCCTATTGGTTTTAATACCGATTTAAAACGTTTTCCGCTTACAGGATGAGTTCGCACTGGTGACGCTAAGCTATAAATTACTAAATCTATATGTCCTAAATCTTCTTTTATCAAATCAATCACCTGCTCTTTTACCTCATTTGAAAAAGCATCTCCATTAATACTTTTTGCATATAATCCTGCGGCATGGGCTTCTTTTTCAAATGCTGCTGTATTGTAAAAACCAGGAGATGCTGGCCTTCCTTCACTTGCTGGTTTGTCAAAAAATACGCCAATAGTTGCTGCGTCTGAACCAAATGCACTGGTTATTCTTGACGCCAAACCGAATCCTGTTGACGAGCCTATAACCAATACTTTTTTGGCTCCTTTTATTTCTCCTTTTGACTGGATATAGGCTATTTGTTTTTTTACATTTTGCGCGCAGCCCGTTGGATGGGCAGTTAAGCAAATAAAACCTCTAGTTTTTGGTGCTATTATCATGGTTTGTTTGTTTTATTTTTTTTATAGCAAGTTGATTTTCTCGTATTTTTTTTTCAATCATTGCTAAGATTCTTTTGTTTATTTCCGTATCATGTTTCTCGTAAAACAAGAATTCACTTACCGTAAAATGCCCTACAATGCCCCCTATTAATTGATTTCTTGAAGGGATATTCTTTTTTAAAATACCTGCTATTACTTTTTCATATTCTTTTTCTTTTATGTTAGAAAGAGCTACTTTTTGTTTGCTACAAAAAAAAGCGGCCATTTGTAGGATGAATGAATGTTGTAATTTTAAAATTGGACGTAGGGTCCTATTTTGAAAATCTTCAATAGGAATTGTTGATGACAAATTTAAAGCAGGTCTAATACTTAACTTTTTATTATCCATTTAAAAAATTAACCACATTTTTTTCTATACGATGTAATACTTCTTCTGTATTTGCTTTCACAAATTTTTCTCCTGTTATTTGCTCGTATAATTCAATATATCTGTTAGATATTTCATTAATTTTTTCATCTGACATTTCAGGAATCTGCTGGCCTTCCTTTCCTTGAAAGCCATTTTCAATTAACCATTGACGTACAAATTCTTTTGACAATTGTTTTTGTTTTTCTTTTTTTTCTTGGCGTTCTTCATAGCCTTCTTTATAAAAATAACGCGATGAGTCAGGAGTATGAATTTCATCTATCAATACAATTTTTCCTTCTTTGGTTTTTCCGAACTCATATTTGGTATCTACCAATATTAAGCCACGAGCAGCTGCTATTCTAGTACCTCTTTCAAATAATTTATATGTGTATTCTTCTAATATTTGATACTCTTTTTCTGATACAATTCCTTTGGTTAAAATTTCTTCTCGTGAAATGTCTTCATCATGCGCTCCATGATCGGCTTTTGTTGAAGGGGTTATTATAGGCTTTGGAAATTTGTCATTTTCTTGCATTCCTGCGGGCATTTCAACTCCGCAAAGTACTCTTTTTCCTGCTTTATATACACGCGCTGCATGGCCTGACAAATAGCCTCTAATTACCATTTCAACCTTAAAGGGTTCGCATAAATGCCCTATGGCTACGTTTTCATCAGGATTTGCTATTAACCAATTCGGAACAATATCTACAGTATCGTTCATCATTTTGGTTGCAATTTGATTTAGTATTTGTCCTTTAAATGGTATTTGACGTGGTAAAATAACATCAAATGCTGACAGCCTATCAGAAGCTATCATAACCAATACTTCATCATTAATATTATATACTTCTCTTACTTTTCCTTTATAAACAGATTTTTGCTTTGGAAACTTGAAATGAGTTTCATTAATTGTGTTCATATTATTGTTGTGTTGTTGTTGGCTGCAAAAGTACGCTAAAAACTATTTTTACCAATAAAAAACGACAGTCGATTTGCCTCTTATTATAGCGCTTCTTTTTTGCTTTATGTTGTTTCTATACTTTTATAAGCAGTAATAATCTTTTTTATCAAACGATGGCGTACTACATCTTTATCGTCTAAATATATTTGCCCTATTCCTTTAATATCTTTTAATGCTAATAGAGCTTGCTTTAATCCTGAAATTTGTCTTCTTGGTAAATCTATTTGCCCTGGATCACCAGTAATAATAAACTTTGCATGCATTCCCATTCTTGTTAAAAACATTTTCATTTGCGCATGGGTTGTATTTTGTGCCTCGTCTAATATTACAAAAGCATTGTCTAAAGTTCTACCGCGCATGAATGCCAAAGGAGCTATTTGGATGATTCCTTTTTCTAAATAGGATTCTAATCGTTCATGCGGTATCATATCTCTCAATGCATCGTATAAAGGTTGCATATATGGATCTAGTTTTTCTTTTAAGTCTCCTGGTAAAAATCCTAAATTTTCACCTGACTCTACCGCTGGGCGAGTTAAAATAATTCTACGAACTTCTTTTTCTTTTAAGGCTCTTACTGCCAAAGCTACTGCGGTATAAGTTTTTCCTGTTCCGGCGGGTCCTACTGCAAACAACAGATCGTTTTTTTTCATGGATTCAACCATTTTTTGTTGGTTGATTGTTTTTGCTTTAATAGGTTTACCACTTACGCCATGCACTAAAACATCTGTGTCTTTTCCGGAAGTTGCTTTTTCTTCTTTTCCTGTAGAAGTTAGCAAACGTTCAATGCTATTTTCGTCTAGCTTATTGTATTTTATAAAATACTTTACAAGCATTGCTAAACGTTTTTCAAATTCATCTAAAATTTCGGGTTCTCCGTATATTTTAAGGGTATTTCCTCTTGCTACAATTTTTATTTTCGGATAGTAGGTTTTTAATTGTGTAATGGTACTGTTTTGTGCACCAAAAAAATCGTTAGGATTTATTTCCGTTAGCTCAATAATGCGTTCGTTCAAATGATTTATTTTTAAAGTTATCTTATTTTAGTGTTATAATCTATGATTCACAGTTATATAAAACAGTCCTTTGATTACAGAAGAAATTTAGTAATAATTTTGAATAATTGCGTAGCTTTGCCAAAATTTTTTAGCATTTTTTTTACAACTAATTAATAGAAAGCTTTTTAATGTCTCTGATTACATTAACAACAGATTTTGGAACCAAAGACCACTTTGTGGGTGCCGTAAAAGGAGCTATCTATACAGAGCTTCCTGATGCTAGAATTGTAGATATTACTCATGAAATATCTCCTTTTAATATTACTGAAACTGCATATATTTTAAAAAACTCTTATAAAAGCTTTCCTAAAGGCACTATTCATATTGTTGGGGTAGATTCTGAGTTAAGTGTAGAAAATAAACATATTGCTATTGCCTTGGATGATCATTTTTTTGTTTGCCCTGATAATGGCTTGATTTCTATGATTGCCTCTGAAATAAATCCTACTAAAATTGTTGAAATTAATATTCATGATCGTGTTGAAAGTAGTTTCCCTGTTTTAGATGTTTTTGTACAGGTAGCTTGTTTTATTGCTCGTGGCGGAAGCTTGGATGTTATTGGAAAGGAAATTCAATCGTATAAGAAAATTATTGAAATTCAACCTAAGGTAAATCAAGCAAAAACAACCATTATTGGTGGGGTTATTTATATTGATAATTATGGAAATGTTATTAGTAATATCCATAAGAAAATGTTTCATGAAATCGGTAGAGGGCGTCATTTTAAAATTACTGCCAGAAGGTATTCTTTTACAAGAATATATAGTAAGTATAATGATATTGTTGACTATACGCTGGATGTAGAAAGGCGTCAGAATGATGGTGATAAACTGGCTATTTTTAATGCTGCTGGTTTTTTGGAGATTGCCATATATAGAAGTAACTTAAAAACTGTTGGTGGGGCTTCTTCATTACTTGGTTTGGGGTATAGAGATTCTATTACTATTGAGTTTATAACTCCTGTTACCCCTGAATTTACAGTCTTAAAATAAAAAATATGTTTGTTCGCATTGTTAAAATGAGTTTTCATCCTGAAAAAATTGAAGCGTTTCTCTTTAATTTTAATGAAAAGAAAGAATTTATACGAAAATCGGCTGGTTGTCGTTTATTAGAGTTGTATAGAGATAAAACAAATCCTAGTATTTTTTTTACGTATAGTTACTGGGATACGGAACAGGATTTAGAAAATTATCGGAATTCTGATTTGTTTAAGGGCGTTTGGGCTAAAACAAAAGTTTTATTTAATGACAAACCGCAGGCTTGGAGCCTTGATAAACTAACTTCTTTACCGTAATATTAATTAATTTTGAAATTATAACTAATGTTTCCT from Tenacibaculum maritimum NCIMB 2154 includes the following:
- a CDS encoding SMP-30/gluconolactonase/LRE family protein, which translates into the protein MKLKSIALLTAIFFISCEKNGKKKKETFPIKEQQTWQLAAKVKGLSQPEGITFDPARNVLFISNQNDKEAGFISKMSPDGKLIAKEWVNGLANPKGIEIVGNKLYVSDDGVLIEIAIDEAKIVNQYKAKDAKLLNDVTSDVNGTIYVSDMLASAIYKLDTLGNFTKWLEDPKLEFPNGLLVKDKDLYVAAWGEIPNEKPMEAQQGNVLKVSLSDKSITKVSTKKVGNLDGIQSYENGFLLSDWMNGAIYHFTNHTPHLLFTSSKGSGDIAYANEKIYIPMALEGEALIYHKK
- a CDS encoding PhoH family protein, translated to MNERIIELTEINPNDFFGAQNSTITQLKTYYPKIKIVARGNTLKIYGEPEILDEFEKRLAMLVKYFIKYNKLDENSIERLLTSTGKEEKATSGKDTDVLVHGVSGKPIKAKTINQQKMVESMKKNDLLFAVGPAGTGKTYTAVALAVRALKEKEVRRIILTRPAVESGENLGFLPGDLKEKLDPYMQPLYDALRDMIPHERLESYLEKGIIQIAPLAFMRGRTLDNAFVILDEAQNTTHAQMKMFLTRMGMHAKFIITGDPGQIDLPRRQISGLKQALLALKDIKGIGQIYLDDKDVVRHRLIKKIITAYKSIETT
- a CDS encoding pyruvate carboxylase, coding for MKIQKVLVANRGEIAIRIFRACVEIGIKTVGIYTYEDRYSLHRYKADECYQIGNDDEPLKPYLDIDAIIKVAKENKVDAIHPGYGFLSENAEFAQKCEDNGIVFVGPKVSVLKALGDKIMAKEVAVANQVPIIQSSSVDITTVEIAIKEAHKIGFPVMLKAASGGGGRGMRVIRTEEDLKKSFPEARREALNAFGDDTVFLEKFVENPKHIEIQIVADTHGNIVHLYERDCSVQRRYQKVIEFAPSLGVSEEIKNNLYKYAVDICKAVDYNNIGTVEFLVDEDDSIYFIEVNPRIQVEHTVTEMVTNIDLVKTQLFIAGGYKLSDKQIKIGSQETVQISGYALQCRVTTEDPANDFKPDYGTVTTYRSASGFGIRLDAGSIYQGVKISPFFDSMLVKVSARSRTLDGACRKMLRALAEFRVRGVSTNIAFLQNILRHPTFKDGEVTVNFIKNEPKLFEFKEPRNRANKLLNFLGETIVNGNPDVKKINANHTFIKPIVPECPKMDAYPKGTKDLLTELGPEKFAMWLKNEKKIHFTDTTMRDAHQSLLATRMRTTDMLKVAEGYVKSNPEIFSMEVWGGATFDVCLRFLQENPWERLALLRKAMPNVLLQMLIRGSNGVGYTAYPDNLLEKFVEKSWETGVDVFRIFDSLNWMKSIAPCIEHVRNKTQGLAEASICYTGDILNPEKTKYSLKYYLQLAKDIENAGAHILGVKDMAGLLKPQAAYELISALKSEINIPIHLHTHDTSSVQSAMYLKAIEAGVDVVDVALGGLSGLTSQPNFNSLVEMLKFDKRENPLNTDSLAEHSNYWETVRNYYYPFESGLKSGTGEVYNHEIPGGQYSNLKGQAIALGLEDKFPEVTKMYGKVNKMFGDIIKVTPSSKVVGDMAQYMISNKLTVEDVMERGDTISFPQSVISFFKGDLGQPVGGFPEKLQKIVLKDQKPYTDRPNAHLEPIDFDKEFADFKKMFKKGMGRALEITDFLSYKLYPKVFVDAYNNHVKFGNVMNVPTKNFFFGMEIGEEILVDLEPGKRVLISLMQKSAPDENGNVSIFFKINGQMRNVLIKDTAIKVDKKENKKVDSADKNQIGAPLQGLLSNVLVKKGDQVKENQPLFIIEAMKMETTVTAVKSGIIDKIELDKGKLVNTNDLVLTMK
- a CDS encoding bestrophin family protein → MYTRRNYTVKSMLLWTRRSIYIFIILSTIPVLLYTVLRWYWLHLPWLPIGLVGTAVAFITGFKNNTSYSRLWEARKIWGGIVNTSRSFTIMVNDFIDVKEGNASITKKELADIKKRLIMRHIGWMTSLRYALRSQKPWELSYVNKADREYIDSRIKVSEHTIPLEEALAPYLSDAEKKYVLNKKNRQTACINLQSKDLKTLKDNGFIWKFSYLEMERTLVQLYDLQGKAERIKNFPYPRQFATLNRFFVWIFIFFLPYGMMCEFDKIGKNVVAFMEQFKPYPDVGYHHLIELIGIHFVWFTIPFSVIIAWIFHTMERIGETSENPFEGNTNDVPITTMARDIEIDIRQMIGDDENEIPAPIPEQDHIQM
- a CDS encoding phosphoribosylaminoimidazolesuccinocarboxamide synthase, giving the protein MNTINETHFKFPKQKSVYKGKVREVYNINDEVLVMIASDRLSAFDVILPRQIPFKGQILNQIATKMMNDTVDIVPNWLIANPDENVAIGHLCEPFKVEMVIRGYLSGHAARVYKAGKRVLCGVEMPAGMQENDKFPKPIITPSTKADHGAHDEDISREEILTKGIVSEKEYQILEEYTYKLFERGTRIAAARGLILVDTKYEFGKTKEGKIVLIDEIHTPDSSRYFYKEGYEERQEKKEKQKQLSKEFVRQWLIENGFQGKEGQQIPEMSDEKINEISNRYIELYEQITGEKFVKANTEEVLHRIEKNVVNFLNG
- a CDS encoding aminotransferase class I/II-fold pyridoxal phosphate-dependent enzyme is translated as MVKDLFERIKGDKGPLGKWADKAEGYYVFPKLEGPISNRMSFNGKKVVTWSINDYLGLANHPEVLKVDGESAAIDGMAYPMGARMMSGHTKYHEQLERECAEFVGKQASYLVNFGYQGMVSAIDALVNKEDIIVYDMDTHACIIDGVRLHQGKRFVYRHNDIESCEKNLMRATKMAEKTGGGILLVSEGVFGMRGEQGRLKEIVALKEKYNFRLLVDDAHGFGTLGEGGRGTGFEQGVQDGIDVYFATFAKSMAGIGAFFAGDEDVIQYLQYNMRSQMFAKSLPMPMVKGALKRLDMIRTMPELKENLWKITKALQSGLRNAGFDLGTTQTCITPVYLKGDIPEAMAMVHDLRENHGVFCSIVVYPVIPKGFIILRLIPTARHTQEDVDETIQAFSAIREKLEKGTYKQVAEVMMNE
- the fabV gene encoding enoyl-ACP reductase FabV, translating into MIIAPKTRGFICLTAHPTGCAQNVKKQIAYIQSKGEIKGAKKVLVIGSSTGFGLASRITSAFGSDAATIGVFFDKPASEGRPASPGFYNTAAFEKEAHAAGLYAKSINGDAFSNEVKEQVIDLIKEDLGHIDLVIYSLASPVRTHPVSGKRFKSVLKPIGEIFSNKTVDFHTGKVAEVTIKPAEGEDVENTVTVMGGEDWKMWMDALKAANVLAEGVTTVAYSYIGPSLTEAVYRKGTIGAAKDDLEATAFTITNTLKEIGGKAYVSVNKALVTQASSAIPVIPLYISLLFKVMKEKGIHEGCIEQIQRLYSERLYGGALTLDDKGRIRIDDWEMREDVQQEIAELWKQATTENLPEIADLKGYSDDFFNLFGFEVAGVDYNAEVNEMVAVPSIQ